A section of the Acidobacterium capsulatum ATCC 51196 genome encodes:
- a CDS encoding S10 family peptidase encodes MTKHDLELHGKTLHYTATAGTLIIRNEKGKPYGSIFYVAYTLDGADPSTRPVTFLYNGGPGSASLWLHMASVGPVRVITDSPDATGAAPYKIVPNQYSLLDKTDLVFIDAPLTGYSRVVGVGTPKDFNGVDQDLTAFTRFITRYITVNQRWNSPKFLYGESYGTTRSAGLVAMLQENGISINGVVLQSSILNYNDLAPGQNANYIGDLPTFAAIAYHFDKLKNKPADLTAFLQQVRNFASGEYAQALWKGDKLSPQEFDAVAQKVADDTGLSVEYVKESKLRISASRFRKELLRDQGEILGRYDARFEGTDVDNAGATAGYDPSDSGINGVFVAAVNNYLEKDLKYKTDETYRPDSDGIRNWDWHHRPAGGHGFWDRQPMPDVAVDLATAIRKNPRMKVFCANGLFDLATPFFKTEYDVDQMELAPKLASNIEFHYYPSGHMIYLNVKALAMMSHDLDAFYDSLAK; translated from the coding sequence GTGACCAAACACGATCTCGAATTGCACGGAAAGACACTCCACTACACGGCAACTGCCGGCACGCTGATTATCCGCAACGAAAAGGGCAAGCCCTACGGCAGCATTTTCTATGTCGCCTATACGCTCGATGGCGCGGATCCGAGCACGCGGCCTGTTACTTTCCTCTACAACGGTGGTCCGGGATCGGCCAGCTTGTGGCTGCACATGGCCTCGGTCGGGCCGGTCCGTGTGATTACCGATAGCCCTGATGCCACCGGTGCGGCACCCTACAAGATTGTGCCCAACCAGTATTCGCTGCTCGACAAGACTGACCTTGTGTTTATTGACGCGCCGCTCACTGGCTATTCGAGAGTGGTGGGTGTGGGCACGCCCAAGGACTTTAACGGAGTCGATCAGGATCTGACAGCCTTTACCCGCTTTATCACGCGGTATATCACAGTGAATCAGCGCTGGAACTCTCCGAAGTTTTTGTACGGCGAGTCCTACGGAACCACGCGGTCCGCAGGGCTGGTGGCCATGTTGCAGGAGAACGGCATCAGCATCAATGGCGTGGTTCTGCAATCTTCGATTCTGAACTACAACGATCTGGCGCCGGGGCAGAATGCCAACTATATCGGCGACCTGCCGACTTTTGCGGCGATTGCTTATCACTTTGACAAACTCAAGAACAAGCCTGCCGACCTGACGGCCTTTTTGCAGCAGGTTCGCAACTTCGCCAGCGGCGAGTACGCCCAGGCGCTGTGGAAAGGCGACAAGCTTTCCCCGCAGGAGTTTGATGCGGTGGCCCAGAAGGTTGCCGATGATACGGGCCTGAGTGTCGAGTATGTGAAGGAGTCAAAGCTGCGCATCAGTGCCAGCCGCTTCCGCAAGGAGTTGTTGCGCGATCAGGGAGAGATCCTGGGCCGCTACGATGCGCGCTTTGAGGGCACCGACGTGGACAATGCCGGGGCTACTGCTGGCTATGATCCGTCCGATTCCGGGATCAACGGGGTCTTCGTGGCAGCCGTCAACAATTATCTGGAGAAGGATCTGAAGTACAAGACCGATGAAACCTATCGCCCCGATTCGGATGGAATCCGGAACTGGGACTGGCACCATCGGCCCGCGGGAGGGCATGGCTTCTGGGACAGGCAGCCGATGCCCGATGTTGCCGTGGATCTGGCGACAGCTATCCGCAAAAATCCCAGGATGAAGGTCTTTTGCGCCAATGGGCTTTTCGATCTGGCGACGCCCTTCTTCAAGACTGAATATGACGTCGATCAGATGGAACTGGCGCCGAAGCTCGCCAGCAACATCGAGTTCCATTACTATCCTTCAGGCCACATGATTTACCTGAATGTGAAGGCGCTGGCCATGATGTCCCATGACCTCGATGCCTTTTACGACAGCCTCGCGAAGTAA